Proteins encoded together in one Lachnospiraceae bacterium JLR.KK008 window:
- a CDS encoding sulfide/dihydroorotate dehydrogenase-like FAD/NAD-binding protein — MFQILEARELTENIYSMVVEAKRVAKACYPGQFVIVRMDDEGERIPLTICDYDREAGTVTIVFQGVGAETKRMAALQAGDAFHDFVGPLGCASELISEEKESLKKKRILFVAGGVGTAPVYPQVKWLHENGVDADVIVGAKTKDLLIMEEEMKAVAGGLYVTTDDGSYGRSGMVTQTIQDLVEKEGKVYDVCIAIGPMIMMKFVCKLTEQLHIPTVVSLNPIMVDGTGMCGACRVTVGGEVKFACVDGPEFDGHKVDFDQAMKRQQMYKTEEGRAFLRQQEGDTHHGGCGNCGGEK; from the coding sequence ATGTTTCAAATTTTGGAAGCCAGAGAATTGACAGAAAATATCTATTCTATGGTCGTAGAAGCAAAACGGGTTGCCAAAGCCTGTTATCCTGGACAGTTTGTCATCGTGAGGATGGATGACGAGGGAGAAAGGATTCCGCTAACGATCTGTGATTATGACAGAGAGGCCGGTACCGTGACGATCGTGTTCCAGGGTGTCGGTGCCGAGACGAAACGGATGGCTGCGCTGCAGGCAGGAGATGCGTTTCATGATTTCGTAGGGCCTCTTGGCTGTGCGTCCGAGTTGATCTCCGAAGAGAAAGAATCGTTAAAAAAGAAAAGAATTTTGTTTGTGGCAGGTGGTGTGGGAACCGCTCCCGTATATCCACAGGTAAAGTGGCTGCATGAGAACGGCGTTGATGCGGATGTGATCGTCGGCGCCAAGACAAAAGATCTGCTCATTATGGAAGAAGAGATGAAAGCAGTGGCAGGAGGGCTGTATGTGACGACCGACGATGGTTCCTACGGACGAAGCGGTATGGTCACACAGACGATCCAGGATCTGGTGGAGAAAGAAGGAAAAGTCTATGATGTGTGCATTGCCATCGGTCCGATGATTATGATGAAATTTGTCTGCAAGCTGACAGAGCAGTTACATATCCCTACGGTTGTCAGTCTCAACCCGATTATGGTGGACGGAACGGGCATGTGTGGTGCCTGCCGTGTGACAGTAGGCGGAGAAGTGAAGTTTGCCTGCGTGGACGGACCGGAGTTTGACGGACATAAAGTAGATTTTGATCAGGCGATGAAACGTCAGCAGATGTATAAGACAGAAGAAGGAAGAGCTTTCCTGAGACAGCAGGAAGGTGACACCCATCATGGCGGGTGCGGAAACTGCGGAGGTGAAAAATAA
- the gltA gene encoding NADPH-dependent glutamate synthase produces MDVLKKVPVREQEPAVRACNFEEVCLGYDQKEAMEEAARCINCKNAQCIKGCPVAIDIPGFIEQVKDGNIEKAYQIISQSSSLPAVCGRVCPQESQCEGKCIRGIKGEPVSIGKLERFVADWAAENNIKPEGAREKKNKKVAVIGSGPAGLTCAGDLARMGYEVTIFEALHEAGGVLVYGIPEFRLPKERVVQKEIDNVKALGVKIETDVIIGKSTTIDELMQEEGFDAVFIGSGAGLPKFMGIPGEQANGVFSANEYLTRSNLMKAFREDSRTPIMHGKKVAVVGGGNVAMDAARTALRLGGEVHIVYRRSEEELPARVEEVHHAKEEGIIFDLLTNPVEILSDENGWVNGIKCIRMELGEPDESGRRRPVAVPGSEFVIDVDTVIMSLGTSPNPLISSTTEGLEVNKWKCIIADEEHGKTTKEGVYAGGDAVTGAATVILAMGAGKAAAKGIDEFLSGR; encoded by the coding sequence ATGGACGTATTGAAAAAAGTACCGGTGCGTGAGCAGGAGCCTGCAGTACGTGCCTGCAATTTTGAGGAAGTATGCCTTGGATATGACCAGAAGGAGGCAATGGAGGAAGCGGCAAGATGTATCAACTGCAAAAATGCGCAGTGTATCAAAGGCTGCCCGGTAGCCATTGACATTCCCGGATTCATCGAGCAGGTTAAGGACGGCAATATCGAAAAAGCGTATCAGATTATCAGCCAGTCCAGCTCGCTTCCGGCTGTGTGCGGTCGTGTCTGTCCACAGGAGAGTCAGTGCGAGGGAAAATGTATCCGTGGTATTAAAGGGGAACCTGTTTCAATCGGTAAGCTGGAGCGCTTTGTAGCCGATTGGGCTGCTGAAAACAATATCAAGCCTGAAGGAGCCAGAGAAAAGAAAAACAAAAAGGTGGCGGTTATCGGTTCCGGTCCGGCTGGTCTGACATGTGCAGGCGACCTGGCCAGAATGGGATATGAGGTGACGATTTTTGAGGCGCTGCATGAGGCGGGCGGTGTGCTTGTCTATGGCATTCCTGAATTCAGACTTCCGAAAGAGAGAGTTGTACAAAAAGAGATCGACAATGTAAAAGCCCTCGGGGTTAAGATAGAGACGGACGTGATTATCGGCAAGTCGACGACGATCGATGAATTGATGCAGGAAGAGGGATTTGACGCGGTATTTATCGGTTCCGGCGCAGGGCTTCCGAAGTTTATGGGCATTCCCGGCGAACAGGCTAACGGTGTGTTTTCTGCGAATGAATATCTGACGAGAAGCAATCTGATGAAAGCATTTCGCGAGGATTCCCGGACACCGATTATGCACGGTAAAAAGGTGGCGGTAGTTGGCGGCGGCAATGTCGCGATGGATGCCGCGAGAACGGCGCTCCGTCTTGGCGGTGAGGTACATATTGTATACAGAAGAAGTGAGGAAGAACTTCCGGCAAGAGTGGAAGAAGTACATCACGCGAAGGAAGAGGGTATTATCTTTGATCTGTTGACAAATCCGGTGGAGATCTTATCCGATGAAAACGGTTGGGTCAATGGGATCAAATGTATCCGTATGGAGCTTGGCGAGCCGGATGAATCCGGAAGAAGAAGACCTGTGGCAGTACCGGGATCCGAATTTGTGATCGATGTGGACACAGTTATCATGTCTCTCGGAACTTCACCTAATCCGCTGATCTCCTCCACAACGGAAGGTTTGGAAGTTAATAAATGGAAATGTATTATTGCGGATGAGGAACACGGTAAAACAACCAAAGAGGGCGTTTACGCCGGCGGCGACGCTGTCACCGGCGCAGCTACGGTCATTCTGGCAATGGGGGCCGGAAAGGCGGCGGCAAAAGGTATCGATGAATTTTTAAGCGGCAGATAG
- a CDS encoding formate--tetrahydrofolate ligase: MKTDIQIAQEAVMEPIVRIGERLSISPDDLELYGKYKAKISDDCLEKIKDHPDGKLILVTAINPTPAGEGKTTTSVGLGQAFGRLGKKAVTVLREPSLGPCFGVKGGAAGGGYAQVVPMEELNLHFTGDFHAITSANNLLAAVVDNHIHQGNALGIDPGQVVWKRCVDMNDRVLRNIVVGLGAKMDGTVREDHFVITVASEIMAVLCLAEDMKDLKERLSRMVVAYTYSGEPVTAGQVQAVGAMAALLKDALLPNLVQTLEHTPVLVHGGPFANIAHGCNSVRATKTALKMADYVVTEAGFGADLGAEKFFDIKCRTAGLRPDAVVLVATVRALKYNGGVPKAELGQENMTALRAGIVNLDKHIENLQKYKVPIIVTLNAFVTDTEAETDFVRAFCEDRGCEFAISQAWEKGGEGGVVLAEKVLHTLETKESHFQVLYDEKLPIKEKIETIAREIYGAAAVSYAGAAEKQIARLEAVGFGKLPVCMAKTQYSLSDDPELLGRPEGFTMAVREVYVSAGAGFLVVLTGAVMTMPGLPKSPAACQIDVDASGKITGLF; the protein is encoded by the coding sequence ATGAAAACAGATATTCAGATCGCACAGGAAGCTGTGATGGAACCCATTGTCCGGATCGGGGAACGGTTGTCCATATCGCCGGATGATTTGGAATTATATGGGAAGTACAAGGCGAAGATCTCTGACGACTGTCTGGAGAAAATAAAAGATCATCCGGATGGCAAACTGATCCTTGTGACGGCCATCAATCCGACGCCGGCGGGCGAGGGAAAGACGACGACGAGTGTAGGTCTCGGACAGGCGTTCGGAAGGCTTGGCAAAAAGGCAGTCACCGTGCTGCGGGAGCCCTCTCTCGGGCCTTGTTTTGGCGTCAAGGGCGGTGCGGCAGGCGGCGGATATGCACAAGTCGTGCCAATGGAAGAGCTGAATCTGCATTTTACAGGGGATTTTCATGCGATCACTTCCGCGAATAATCTGCTGGCGGCGGTCGTAGATAACCATATCCATCAGGGCAATGCGCTCGGCATTGATCCGGGGCAGGTCGTGTGGAAACGCTGTGTGGATATGAACGACAGAGTGCTTCGCAATATTGTAGTCGGACTTGGTGCCAAGATGGACGGAACGGTGAGGGAGGATCATTTTGTGATTACGGTTGCCTCCGAGATCATGGCTGTCCTCTGTCTGGCGGAAGATATGAAGGATCTGAAAGAGAGACTTTCGCGGATGGTTGTGGCCTATACGTACAGTGGCGAGCCGGTGACGGCGGGACAGGTACAGGCAGTGGGGGCAATGGCTGCGCTGCTGAAGGATGCGCTTTTGCCCAATCTTGTCCAGACATTGGAACATACGCCGGTGCTTGTGCATGGGGGTCCGTTTGCGAATATCGCTCACGGATGTAATTCTGTGCGGGCGACGAAGACGGCGTTGAAAATGGCGGATTATGTTGTGACAGAGGCGGGATTTGGTGCAGATCTGGGAGCGGAAAAGTTTTTTGACATCAAATGCCGGACAGCGGGACTGAGACCCGATGCAGTTGTACTTGTGGCAACTGTGCGGGCGCTGAAATATAACGGCGGCGTGCCGAAAGCGGAGCTTGGCCAGGAAAATATGACGGCTCTGCGCGCCGGTATCGTCAATCTGGACAAACATATCGAAAATCTGCAGAAATACAAGGTTCCGATTATTGTCACCTTGAATGCCTTTGTCACGGATACGGAGGCAGAGACTGATTTTGTCCGCGCTTTCTGTGAAGACAGGGGGTGTGAGTTCGCAATTTCGCAGGCCTGGGAGAAGGGCGGAGAGGGCGGCGTTGTCCTTGCGGAGAAAGTGCTGCATACGCTGGAGACAAAAGAGAGCCATTTTCAGGTATTGTATGACGAGAAACTTCCCATAAAGGAGAAAATAGAGACGATCGCAAGAGAAATCTATGGTGCGGCGGCTGTCTCTTATGCAGGGGCGGCAGAAAAGCAGATTGCCAGACTGGAGGCGGTTGGTTTTGGCAAGCTGCCTGTCTGTATGGCAAAGACACAGTATTCATTATCGGATGATCCGGAACTGCTGGGCAGGCCGGAAGGGTTCACGATGGCAGTCAGAGAGGTGTATGTGTCCGCAGGAGCCGGCTTCCTTGTAGTATTGACCGGGGCGGTCATGACAATGCCGGGACTTCCGAAAAGTCCTGCTGCCTGTCAGATAGATGTGGATGCGTCGGGGAAGATCACCGGATTATTTTAG
- a CDS encoding DNA translocase FtsK 4TM domain-containing protein, with the protein MAAKKESGKKQQTGRRKGGQASASRQTAGRVPESGIRDEIFLIVALAFAVLLFLCNFGVIGPVGDTISHISFGIFGLLSYAAPVLIFLAVAFHLANKGEGIAAFKLTAGVVLVFLFGVVFDMVGGASLELIKYDLKAIYVTSSEGKCGGGVVFGTLSYLMNHFLAKTGTILVLIVLAIICIVIITEKSLLRGVKAGSRRVYESAVEDQNRRRERMERRREEQERRREEEELQREQAEQERILRMDKKVTGVMLDTTIGKKKKKDTSSAPIYRDDMHEIILNEEAETEMEKIRIHTARGEGQYSDEIPADMDLFSENLSAEGISDEIYSDESLLPQGFQNESFQHQSFSSESFQDENRMGAGFSDEIQPEASIFQEQAVSGGMTELHVSPYEPEVPVSPMGTVAAEIPVEEKPARRDSVESVSRPVAGGPSETVRTKPERKEPPVGRQPFAPAKRYVFPPLDLLKKGDKKGSGDTAAQLRETAMRLQQTLQTFGVKVTVTDISQGPTVTRYELQPEPGVKVSKIVNLADDIKLNLAATDIRIEAPIPGKAAVGIEVPNKENAMVALRDLLESKNFKEFSSNLAFAVGKDIAGKTVVTDIAKMPHMLIAGSTGSGKSVCINTLIMSMLYKASPEDVKMIMVDPKVVELSVYNGIPHLLIPVVTDPKKAAAALHWGVAEMTDRYKKFADLNVRDLKGYNKKVESMTGEDVPGKMPQIVIIVDELADLMMVAPGEVEESICRLAQLARAAGIHLIIATQRPSVDVITGLIKANMPSRVAFAVSSGVDSRTILDMNGAEKLLGKGDMLFYPQDYPKPARMQGAFVSDKEVGDVVDFLKNQAIGNCYSGDIEEQIQSMGSGASQAGASGAERDEHFVEAGRFVIEKDKASIGLLQRAFKIGFNRAARIMDQLCEAGVVGEEEGTKPRKVLMSMEEFEQYIEEYV; encoded by the coding sequence GTGGCGGCAAAGAAAGAGAGCGGCAAAAAACAGCAGACAGGAAGACGTAAGGGGGGACAGGCCTCGGCATCGCGGCAAACGGCAGGCAGAGTTCCGGAGAGCGGGATTCGTGACGAGATTTTTCTGATCGTGGCGCTGGCATTTGCAGTCCTTTTATTTTTGTGCAATTTTGGGGTGATTGGTCCGGTGGGAGATACGATCAGTCATATTTCATTTGGTATTTTCGGGTTGCTTTCCTATGCGGCGCCTGTGCTTATTTTTCTGGCGGTTGCCTTCCATCTTGCCAATAAGGGGGAGGGGATTGCGGCGTTCAAACTGACGGCCGGTGTGGTTTTGGTATTTTTGTTCGGCGTTGTGTTTGATATGGTCGGCGGCGCTTCTCTTGAATTGATAAAATATGATCTGAAAGCGATTTACGTGACCAGCAGTGAAGGGAAATGTGGCGGCGGGGTAGTCTTTGGCACCCTCTCTTATCTGATGAATCATTTTCTGGCAAAAACGGGGACAATCCTTGTACTGATCGTTCTGGCGATTATCTGTATCGTGATTATCACGGAGAAATCATTGCTTCGGGGTGTCAAAGCGGGAAGCAGAAGAGTATATGAGAGCGCGGTGGAAGACCAGAACCGGCGAAGGGAACGGATGGAACGGCGCCGGGAGGAACAGGAGAGACGCCGGGAAGAGGAAGAGCTTCAGAGAGAACAGGCGGAGCAGGAGCGAATCCTGCGCATGGATAAAAAAGTGACCGGCGTTATGCTGGATACGACAATCGGCAAAAAAAAGAAAAAAGATACGTCGTCGGCGCCCATATACAGGGATGACATGCACGAGATTATATTAAATGAAGAAGCGGAGACGGAAATGGAGAAGATCCGCATCCATACTGCGCGGGGAGAAGGGCAGTATTCTGATGAAATTCCTGCAGATATGGACCTTTTCAGCGAAAATCTGTCTGCGGAAGGGATTTCTGATGAGATTTATTCCGACGAGAGTTTATTGCCCCAAGGTTTTCAGAATGAGAGTTTCCAGCATCAGAGTTTTTCGAGTGAGAGTTTTCAGGATGAAAATCGCATGGGTGCCGGTTTTTCTGATGAGATACAACCGGAAGCCTCTATTTTTCAGGAGCAGGCTGTTTCCGGCGGTATGACAGAGCTGCATGTCAGCCCTTATGAACCGGAAGTGCCTGTCTCTCCGATGGGGACTGTTGCTGCGGAGATTCCTGTGGAAGAGAAACCGGCGAGGCGGGATTCTGTGGAATCGGTGTCCAGACCAGTGGCCGGCGGCCCGTCGGAGACAGTGAGAACGAAGCCGGAACGGAAAGAACCGCCGGTTGGCAGGCAGCCGTTTGCTCCGGCGAAGCGTTATGTATTCCCACCGCTTGATCTGCTGAAAAAGGGGGATAAAAAGGGTTCAGGGGATACGGCTGCCCAGCTCAGAGAGACAGCGATGCGCCTTCAGCAGACGTTACAGACATTTGGCGTGAAAGTGACAGTGACGGATATTAGTCAGGGTCCTACCGTTACCCGCTATGAACTTCAGCCGGAACCGGGCGTCAAGGTGAGCAAGATTGTCAACCTGGCGGATGACATCAAACTGAATCTGGCGGCTACGGACATTCGAATCGAGGCGCCGATTCCGGGAAAAGCGGCGGTGGGGATCGAAGTGCCGAACAAAGAAAATGCCATGGTGGCACTGCGGGATCTGCTGGAGAGTAAAAATTTTAAGGAGTTTTCTTCCAATCTGGCGTTTGCGGTCGGCAAAGATATTGCGGGGAAGACCGTAGTGACCGATATTGCCAAAATGCCGCATATGCTTATTGCCGGTTCCACCGGTTCCGGTAAGAGCGTGTGTATCAATACACTGATTATGAGCATGTTATATAAAGCCTCTCCGGAAGATGTGAAAATGATCATGGTAGATCCGAAAGTTGTCGAGCTGAGTGTTTACAACGGTATTCCGCATCTGTTGATTCCGGTTGTCACAGATCCGAAAAAGGCGGCGGCGGCGCTGCACTGGGGTGTGGCGGAGATGACGGACCGTTATAAAAAGTTTGCGGATCTTAATGTGAGGGATTTGAAAGGCTACAATAAAAAAGTGGAATCAATGACCGGAGAGGATGTGCCGGGCAAAATGCCGCAGATCGTCATTATCGTGGACGAGCTGGCGGATCTGATGATGGTGGCTCCGGGAGAAGTGGAAGAGTCGATCTGTCGTCTGGCACAGCTTGCAAGGGCGGCCGGTATCCATCTGATCATCGCCACACAGAGGCCGAGTGTGGATGTCATCACCGGACTGATTAAGGCGAATATGCCAAGCCGTGTGGCCTTTGCCGTATCGAGTGGTGTGGATTCCCGCACGATCCTTGATATGAATGGTGCGGAAAAGCTGCTCGGAAAAGGAGATATGCTATTTTATCCGCAGGATTATCCAAAGCCGGCGCGGATGCAGGGGGCCTTTGTTTCCGATAAGGAAGTGGGAGATGTTGTGGATTTCCTGAAGAACCAGGCGATCGGCAACTGTTACAGCGGTGATATAGAGGAACAGATTCAGAGTATGGGCAGCGGGGCGTCCCAGGCAGGCGCTTCCGGTGCGGAGAGAGACGAACATTTTGTGGAGGCAGGCCGCTTTGTCATTGAGAAAGACAAGGCTTCTATTGGGCTGCTTCAGCGGGCTTTTAAGATTGGCTTTAACCGGGCGGCGAGAATCATGGATCAGCTCTGTGAGGCAGGTGTCGTTGGTGAGGAAGAGGGAACGAAGCCCCGCAAAGTGCTTATGAGTATGGAAGAGTTTGAACAGTATATTGAAGAATACGTATAA
- the folD gene encoding bifunctional methylenetetrahydrofolate dehydrogenase/methenyltetrahydrofolate cyclohydrolase FolD has protein sequence MPNIIDGKAISAQIKEEVKEQVAVLRQGGREITLAVIQVGTDPASSVYVSNKKKACAYVGIRSLSYELAENTTEEELLALIGKLNHMEECNGILVQLPLPVHIDENKVIGAISPQKDVDGFHTQSVGALCIGQQGFVSCTPAGIIQLLKRSGVEIAGKECVVIGRSNIVGKPMALLLLRENGTVTVTHSKTVGLKEVCRRADILVVAVGRPKFINREYIKEGAVVIDVGIHRNEDHKLCGDVDFDDVKDLCSAITPVPGGVGPMTIAMLMYNCLQAGKNACPAEETSGL, from the coding sequence ATGCCGAATATCATTGACGGAAAGGCGATTTCCGCACAGATAAAAGAAGAAGTGAAAGAACAGGTGGCCGTGCTCAGGCAGGGAGGACGGGAGATTACGCTGGCTGTCATTCAGGTAGGGACAGATCCTGCCTCCAGCGTGTATGTTTCCAATAAGAAAAAGGCCTGTGCTTATGTGGGAATCCGTTCGCTTTCCTATGAACTGGCGGAAAATACGACGGAGGAGGAGCTGCTTGCGCTGATCGGGAAACTGAATCATATGGAGGAATGCAACGGTATCCTTGTACAGCTTCCACTGCCGGTGCATATCGACGAAAATAAAGTCATCGGCGCGATCTCACCGCAAAAAGATGTGGACGGTTTTCATACGCAGAGCGTAGGGGCGCTCTGTATCGGCCAGCAAGGATTTGTGTCCTGTACGCCGGCTGGCATTATTCAGCTTTTGAAGCGTTCAGGTGTGGAAATTGCAGGCAAAGAATGTGTCGTCATAGGGAGGAGCAATATTGTAGGAAAGCCAATGGCGCTGTTGCTTCTGCGGGAAAACGGGACTGTGACTGTGACTCATTCGAAAACAGTCGGATTGAAGGAAGTATGCAGACGGGCGGACATTCTTGTCGTGGCAGTTGGCAGACCGAAATTTATCAATCGGGAATATATCAAAGAGGGCGCAGTAGTGATCGATGTGGGCATTCACAGAAACGAGGATCATAAATTGTGCGGCGACGTGGATTTTGACGATGTGAAAGACCTGTGCAGTGCCATTACGCCTGTTCCGGGCGGTGTAGGTCCGATGACGATCGCCATGCTGATGTATAACTGTCTGCAGGCGGGAAAGAACGCGTGCCCGGCCGAAGAGACTTCCGGCCTCTGA
- a CDS encoding chitobiase/beta-hexosaminidase C-terminal domain-containing protein codes for MKCIECGCELEEGKMYCPQCGREVQIVPDFEPEIEEEMTGVLEKITDHLIRSEKAEKKERKIEQEEKRRSRISFYSTVIAAVLAGIVFLIFFASNQMATVETQLARAEKAAAEKDYEKAISCMLKASEMDATDLDIRNRLGEYYLLDGQTANAIAAFYDVIRADRENENAYRNLIGIYEKENDYVTINQLVRDSDSDQIVNTFIKYIANPPQFNYPQGTYEERIPLKLTANTSGTVYFTMDGSEPDENSQVYTTPLFLDDGIYTVRAFFVNEYGIKSETAVQIYQIHLDQAHEPEVSLNSGEYTQPQMITVTVPQGESVYYTVDGSQPTKDSILYSNPIALPIGGSTYQFISYTEEGTASEVVTRNYSFVMQSEIDLPTAVNLLVVGLVEHGVVTDFNGSVPDKKGRNVYVCSSAVCINERNYFLVVEYYEDLLGVDTKTGNLYCVDAQTGELFKANVGEDGYYSVVSF; via the coding sequence ATGAAATGTATAGAATGCGGATGTGAGCTGGAGGAGGGCAAGATGTACTGCCCGCAGTGCGGGCGTGAAGTACAGATCGTTCCTGATTTTGAACCGGAGATTGAAGAAGAAATGACCGGTGTGCTGGAGAAGATCACGGATCATCTCATTCGAAGCGAAAAGGCGGAGAAAAAGGAACGGAAGATCGAACAGGAGGAAAAACGAAGGAGCAGGATCAGCTTTTACAGTACAGTGATCGCCGCAGTTCTGGCAGGTATTGTTTTTCTTATTTTCTTCGCATCCAATCAGATGGCAACGGTGGAGACTCAGCTTGCCAGGGCGGAAAAGGCGGCGGCGGAGAAAGATTATGAGAAAGCGATTTCCTGTATGCTGAAGGCGTCGGAAATGGATGCGACCGATCTGGACATAAGAAACAGGCTGGGAGAATATTATTTGTTGGACGGACAGACCGCAAATGCCATCGCTGCATTTTATGATGTGATTCGTGCGGACCGGGAAAACGAAAACGCCTATCGGAATCTGATCGGTATTTATGAGAAAGAAAATGATTACGTGACGATCAACCAGTTAGTGCGCGACAGTGATTCTGATCAGATCGTCAATACGTTTATAAAATATATTGCCAATCCACCACAGTTCAATTACCCGCAGGGCACTTATGAGGAGCGGATTCCGCTGAAGCTGACTGCGAATACGTCGGGGACCGTATATTTTACAATGGATGGCAGTGAGCCGGATGAAAACAGTCAGGTTTATACGACACCACTTTTTCTGGACGACGGGATTTATACAGTGAGAGCATTCTTTGTCAATGAGTATGGCATTAAAAGTGAGACGGCAGTCCAGATCTATCAGATCCATTTAGATCAGGCGCATGAACCGGAAGTCAGTCTTAATTCGGGGGAATATACACAGCCGCAGATGATTACGGTGACGGTGCCTCAGGGAGAGTCTGTGTATTATACGGTGGATGGAAGCCAGCCGACAAAAGACAGCATTCTTTACAGCAATCCGATCGCTCTGCCAATCGGGGGCAGTACCTATCAATTTATCTCATACACGGAGGAGGGGACAGCCAGCGAAGTAGTGACGAGAAATTACTCTTTTGTGATGCAGTCGGAGATCGATTTGCCGACGGCAGTGAATCTGCTTGTCGTCGGTCTTGTCGAGCATGGTGTCGTCACCGATTTCAATGGCAGTGTGCCGGACAAAAAAGGAAGAAATGTTTATGTGTGCAGCAGCGCTGTCTGCATCAATGAGAGAAATTATTTTCTTGTGGTTGAATATTATGAAGACCTGCTCGGCGTGGATACGAAGACAGGAAATCTCTACTGCGTGGACGCGCAGACAGGAGAATTGTTTAAAGCCAATGTAGGGGAAGACGGATATTATTCGGTTGTCTCGTTTTGA